The sequence AGTTACACCAGTGGCTGTCTTTTATTCTCTCCTTTTGGAGCAATGAAAGGTCATTATAATATGGTAAACTTTGCGACTACCCGAAAGTTTAGGGTTTCAATTCCGCTTTTTAATTTGAGTGCGCCTTTTTCAATGAATTAAAAACCTCTAACCCGTCCTCGTGGGTAATTTCAAACTCCTTTATATTTATTATTGACAGATTATAATTATCAATAATCTAGCGCGCGATGAATCGCGTGCCTACCTTAATACAGAATTACTAATCACTTGCTTCTGCAAATCTTCATAACGCATTTCAACAATTTCTTTCTTTCTAACAATTTGGGTAATGCTTTTGGTTTTTATAAAACCTCGGTCCATTATTAAGTTACTGTTCAAATCACCTTCGCCAGCTGTTTTATGAAATTGAAGTAATTCTTCTTGGGAAGGTTTTATAGTTTCAAACAAGAATTTAGAAAACCATTTTTCACGCTTTTCCTTAATATTGGTTGGGTACAATGGTGAAGAAGACCAGATTTGCGGCGCCAAAGGTTCTTCAGAAAAATGATAGTCCGAACCATCCCAAACCAATTGAAACAATTGTACTTCAGATTTCCATTCAACTAAAATTGCTGTAAAAGGTTCTATTCCGTTGAAATCGTAGTTTTTAACTTCACTTTTTAAATCCATACATTTCAGCAAATCTTTTACAACTAGCCCTCTACTTTTTCGATAAAAAGGTTTTCGCTCGTGAGCAACAAAACCGCCATTCATTAAAGTTACCGCTCTTTTCATTTCGCTAACACCAATCCAAGTTCCTCCTGCAACGCCATCCTTCGGATAAGGCAATTGCACGCCATCTTCTTCATATATTTTCGGTGGAAAAGTTTCGCGTCCCGGAGCTTCATCTCGGTTTGAAGTCAGTATAAAATCGTTATTTGATTTTGGAATAAACGTTACGGTACACATTTTTAAAAAAGTATTCAGTGTTCAGTGTTCAGTAAAACTAGGAAATAAAGTG comes from Aequorivita sublithincola DSM 14238 and encodes:
- a CDS encoding NRDE family protein translates to MCTVTFIPKSNNDFILTSNRDEAPGRETFPPKIYEEDGVQLPYPKDGVAGGTWIGVSEMKRAVTLMNGGFVAHERKPFYRKSRGLVVKDLLKCMDLKSEVKNYDFNGIEPFTAILVEWKSEVQLFQLVWDGSDYHFSEEPLAPQIWSSSPLYPTNIKEKREKWFSKFLFETIKPSQEELLQFHKTAGEGDLNSNLIMDRGFIKTKSITQIVRKKEIVEMRYEDLQKQVISNSVLR